A window from Triticum aestivum cultivar Chinese Spring chromosome 6D, IWGSC CS RefSeq v2.1, whole genome shotgun sequence encodes these proteins:
- the LOC123144011 gene encoding OVARIAN TUMOR DOMAIN-containing deubiquitinating enzyme 11 encodes MSEQQDQVSKSSCSSISTSTQGSEDDGTVGALLTEAKTNGRSLGKRLSHLDSLPHTPRVNGKIPDFSNATIDHESLLERLGTYGLAEYQIEGDGNCQFRALADQIFRNPDYHRHVRKAVVKQLKEFRKHYEGYVPLDYKVYLKKMKRSGEWGDHVTLQAAADRFGAKICLLTSFRDTCLIEIVPRDAAPTRELWLSFWCEVHYNSLYANEDLPTRKTKKKHWLF; translated from the exons ATGTCTGAACAACAGGACCAAGTTAGTAAAAGCTCCTGCTCAAGTATTAGCACCAGTACTCAGGGGAGTGAGGATGACGGAACCGTCGGTGCACTTTTAACGGAAGCAAAGACCAACGGGCGCAGCCTTGGAAAGCGGCTGTCCCACTTAGATTCACTCCCG CATACTCCTCGAGTTAACGGGAAAATCCCCGATTTTAGTAATGCAACCATAGACCATGAATCATTATTGGAAAG ATTGGGCACTTATGGCTTAGCTGAATATCAGATAGAAGGGGATGGGAATTGCCAG TTTCGAGCTCTGGCAGATCAGATATTCCGCAATCCTGATTACCACAGACATGTGAGGAAGGCAGTAGTGAAGCAG CTAAAGGAATTCAGGAAACACTATGAAGGCTATGTACCATTGGACTACAAGGTTTACTTGAAGAAAATGAAAAG ATCTGGGGAATGGGGAGATCATGTGACCTTACAAGCGGCTGCAGACCGG TTTGGTGCCAAAATTTGCCTGCTGACGTCGTTTAGAGACACATGCCTGATCGAGATAGTCCCCAGGGATGCCGCTCCTACAAGAG AGCTTTGGCTAAGCTTCTGGTGCGAAGTACACTACAATTCCTTATATGCCAATGAAG ATCTTCCGACGCGCAAGACCAAAAAGAAGCACTGGCTGTTCTAG